A single genomic interval of Stieleria maiorica harbors:
- a CDS encoding sulfatase family protein: MLRVTAIRLALISFALFLPRCLDAADAKPNFVIIFADDQGYGDLGCFGSTKIKTPNIDRMAAEGRKFTNFMVASPVCTPSRAALLTGCYPKRVGMHQHVLFPASTKGLNPTEHTIADHLKAQGYATACFGKWHLGHHPETLPQQNGFDTYLGIPYSNDMNHPDNKGKPKVPSDELWKNQESAVTLWKTPLMENEKIVELPVDQRTVTRRYTDRAVDFIQANKDRPFFLYLPHSMPHIPLYVPEDAYDPDPQNAYTCVIEHIDAEVGRVMDTIRELDLADNTYVIYTSDNGPWLQFKNHGGSAGPLRAGKGTTFEGGQRVPCVMWGPGRIPAGTECDQLVGTIDLLPTIAAITDSPLAKDRKIDGMDVSGLLSGTWDQTPREEYLYYTSQGEIEGLRKGQWKLLVKKKRPPRNRPNAKVPPPEILLFDLSNDIGEQTNLADEESELVASMQSRMEALDAEVTANAREPWRK, translated from the coding sequence CCGCGATCCGCCTTGCGCTGATCAGCTTTGCCCTGTTCCTGCCGCGTTGTCTGGACGCGGCAGACGCCAAGCCGAATTTTGTGATCATCTTTGCCGACGACCAGGGCTACGGTGACCTGGGGTGCTTCGGATCGACGAAGATCAAAACGCCGAACATCGACCGGATGGCCGCCGAAGGACGCAAATTCACCAACTTCATGGTCGCCTCGCCCGTCTGCACCCCTTCGCGCGCCGCCTTGCTGACCGGTTGCTATCCCAAACGCGTCGGGATGCACCAGCACGTCTTGTTCCCCGCATCGACCAAAGGCCTGAATCCGACCGAGCACACCATCGCCGACCATCTGAAGGCGCAGGGCTACGCCACGGCATGCTTCGGCAAATGGCACTTGGGGCACCACCCCGAAACGCTGCCGCAACAAAACGGGTTCGACACGTATCTTGGCATCCCGTACTCCAACGACATGAACCATCCCGACAACAAGGGCAAGCCGAAGGTGCCGTCGGACGAATTGTGGAAGAACCAGGAAAGTGCGGTGACGCTGTGGAAGACGCCGCTGATGGAAAATGAAAAGATCGTCGAGTTGCCGGTCGATCAACGGACCGTCACGCGGCGCTACACCGACCGCGCCGTCGACTTCATCCAGGCGAACAAGGACCGCCCGTTCTTTCTGTACCTGCCGCATTCGATGCCGCACATCCCGTTGTACGTCCCGGAAGACGCCTACGACCCCGATCCGCAGAACGCGTACACCTGCGTGATCGAGCACATTGATGCCGAAGTCGGACGGGTGATGGACACGATTCGCGAGCTCGATCTGGCCGACAACACCTACGTGATCTACACGTCCGACAACGGCCCCTGGTTGCAGTTTAAGAACCACGGCGGGTCGGCCGGACCGCTGCGGGCCGGCAAGGGCACGACGTTCGAAGGCGGCCAACGTGTGCCGTGCGTGATGTGGGGCCCCGGACGTATCCCCGCCGGTACCGAGTGCGACCAGTTGGTCGGCACCATCGACCTGCTGCCGACCATCGCCGCGATCACCGATTCGCCGCTTGCCAAAGACCGAAAGATCGACGGCATGGACGTCTCGGGACTATTGTCCGGAACCTGGGATCAAACGCCTCGTGAGGAATACTTGTATTACACCTCGCAAGGCGAGATCGAAGGTCTGCGCAAAGGCCAGTGGAAGCTGTTGGTCAAGAAGAAGCGTCCGCCGCGGAATCGACCCAACGCCAAAGTCCCCCCGCCGGAGATTCTTCTTTTCGATCTATCGAACGACATCGGCGAGCAAACGAATCTGGCCGATGAAGAATCTGAACTTGTCGCTTCGATGCAATCACGGATGGAAGCACTCGACGCCGAAGTCACCGCCAACGCCCGAGAGCCCTGGCGGAAATAG
- a CDS encoding amidohydrolase family protein: MVGGTIHRVDAKPIENGTVVFDGGKITAVGKNVALPKGCKRIDTSGKQIYPGLMESLSNIGLAEVNAVRSTIDTDEVGNENGNLRPWVAVNADSEWIPVARAGGVLLASVAPKRGDIRGQSGVIQLDGWTYKDMLLRGDTGLVVDWRGYDSRKSDANDRAKERDERLKALSDRLETAARYAIARQARPDSTPTDLRLEALVPVLEGATPMIIDADSRREIEAAVSFCVSRGIRPIIYGGYDAPLCAPLMKQYNVPVIVHATYRLPLRRHDPYDHPYTLPRRLLDAGISFAIGGSGAGSPGGGAAARNLPYHAAVAVAYGLPADQAVRAITLAPAEIMGVAERVGSITVGKDATLIVVDGDVLQTESNVTAAYIAGAAVDLGSKHKTLAEKYRRKYEQP; encoded by the coding sequence TTGGTCGGCGGGACGATTCATCGCGTCGATGCGAAACCGATCGAAAACGGCACGGTTGTCTTCGACGGCGGAAAGATCACTGCGGTCGGAAAAAATGTCGCCCTACCGAAAGGATGCAAACGGATCGACACCTCCGGGAAACAGATCTATCCCGGTTTGATGGAATCGTTGTCCAACATCGGCCTGGCAGAAGTCAATGCGGTGCGATCGACGATCGATACCGACGAAGTGGGAAACGAAAACGGGAATCTCCGCCCCTGGGTCGCGGTCAATGCCGACAGCGAGTGGATCCCGGTCGCCCGGGCCGGAGGCGTCTTGCTGGCTTCGGTCGCGCCCAAACGTGGCGACATCCGCGGCCAGTCGGGTGTGATTCAATTGGACGGCTGGACCTACAAAGACATGTTGCTCAGGGGCGACACCGGATTGGTCGTCGACTGGCGTGGCTATGATTCACGCAAGAGTGACGCGAACGATCGAGCGAAAGAACGCGACGAGCGGCTGAAGGCGTTGTCGGATCGGTTGGAAACTGCGGCCCGCTATGCCATCGCCCGGCAGGCTCGTCCGGACAGCACGCCGACGGACTTGCGTCTGGAAGCGTTGGTGCCCGTGCTGGAAGGGGCCACGCCGATGATCATCGATGCCGATTCACGTCGCGAGATCGAAGCGGCGGTTTCGTTTTGCGTCTCGCGCGGCATCCGGCCGATCATCTATGGCGGCTATGACGCGCCGCTTTGTGCACCGCTGATGAAACAATACAACGTTCCGGTGATCGTGCATGCGACCTATCGATTGCCGTTGCGACGCCACGATCCCTACGACCATCCCTACACGTTGCCGCGACGGTTGTTGGACGCCGGGATTTCGTTCGCGATCGGCGGTTCGGGCGCCGGCAGTCCCGGGGGTGGGGCGGCTGCCAGAAACTTGCCCTACCATGCCGCCGTTGCGGTGGCGTACGGTTTGCCGGCCGACCAGGCGGTCCGCGCAATCACGCTCGCGCCGGCGGAGATCATGGGGGTCGCCGAACGCGTCGGTTCGATCACGGTCGGCAAAGACGCAACATTAATCGTCGTCGATGGTGATGTGTTGCAAACCGAATCAAACGTCACCGCGGCCTACATCGCCGGTGCGGCGGTGGACCTGGGCAGCAAACACAAGACGCTGGCCGAAAAGTACCGCCGCAAGTACGAACAACCGTGA
- a CDS encoding amidohydrolase family protein, giving the protein MSRQRFSPLGCFFVGFAISIAVAQGPGDTRPVVGLRESPPDRVFLRDARVVVRPGQVLESASVSIQGSSIVDVGTDIVPPAGAEVIDCTGKTIYAGLIDAYSEVDVPEPPAAGGGHWNGNVLPRRKAAAAIKSVDEVAASRTQGVTMRLVAPRGAIVKGTSCLVMLDGNSSVSVIDDDVAQHLQLTVPRDKRRDGYPNSPMGAIALLRQTLADADWYTRVWQAYAAKGELPRPTRNDDLARIADDRAGGTFVVDAPNERMALRADQIANEFSLTAIIRGSGREYRDLTAIADTGRSLLIPIDFPDAPNVSSEAAADDVTLLQLMHWHFAPENPALLAEAGLTFCLTSDGLDDPKAFLKNIRIAVDRGLAADTALAAVTTAPARLLGVDPIAGQVRAAALANLVVTDGDLFDEDTKVLETWVAGKRFEHDTASEPEPDALIGSWKTKLAVAGKNIPIRLELKREKKKWSGEFVADRGVKKKPKQADPTDSDTDDKQGESDEQDEQDDASAKLNEIARAVDRLTAWADLSDVDDRIPQGPSRITILSVAEGEDLNVFSTLTLPGGVTQTLHWQRVESKPKDSADSDPEAELTSEEDETEQVADSALDEIAINYPLGGLGVTEPVPVAPAALFRGASVWTCGDAGVLENTDVLVVSGRIESIGRSLKPPPECVIVDARGKHLSPGLIDCHSHMATDGGVNESGQAVTAEVRVGDFIDNSDINIYRQLAGGLTTSNILHGSANPIGGQNQVIKLRWGDGMQAMKFAEAPAGIKFALGENVKRSNRSEPATRYPASRMGVEQLFRDRFLAAKEYDEQHRRFRNGTHNGLPPRVDFELQAIAEILRGERWIHCHSYRQDEIVALLDLLDTFDVTIGTLQHILEGYKVADRMKQHGAMASAFSDWWAYKFEVYDAIPYNGAIMHDVGIVVSFNSDDRELARHLNTEAAKAVKYGGVSPEEALKFVTLNPAKQLRIDDHVGSIEPGKDADLVLWSGPPLSTLSRCEQTWVDGRMMFSLEQDRERRRRDARWRSLLIARILDKDFGRSGGDDDDVAEEDRWLRYDEFCHGHDHDDQQDQHAGHNHGAVQ; this is encoded by the coding sequence ATGTCGCGACAAAGATTTTCCCCACTCGGTTGTTTTTTCGTCGGGTTCGCGATTTCGATCGCCGTCGCACAAGGCCCCGGTGACACTCGCCCCGTCGTGGGGCTACGTGAGAGTCCTCCAGATCGCGTGTTTCTAAGAGATGCCCGCGTCGTCGTCCGGCCGGGTCAGGTCTTGGAGTCGGCATCGGTTTCGATCCAGGGATCATCGATCGTCGACGTGGGCACCGACATCGTGCCACCGGCGGGCGCTGAAGTGATCGATTGCACCGGAAAAACGATCTACGCCGGACTGATCGATGCCTACAGCGAAGTTGATGTGCCCGAGCCGCCGGCCGCCGGTGGCGGACATTGGAACGGAAACGTCTTGCCGCGCCGCAAGGCCGCCGCGGCAATCAAGTCGGTCGACGAGGTCGCGGCATCCCGCACGCAAGGTGTGACGATGCGACTGGTCGCCCCTCGCGGTGCGATCGTCAAAGGCACCAGTTGTTTGGTGATGTTGGACGGAAACAGCAGCGTCAGTGTGATCGATGACGACGTCGCGCAACACTTGCAGCTGACCGTCCCACGAGACAAACGCCGCGACGGCTATCCGAATTCACCGATGGGCGCGATCGCGCTTCTGCGTCAAACACTTGCCGACGCCGACTGGTACACCCGCGTCTGGCAGGCCTACGCGGCCAAGGGCGAATTGCCGCGACCGACACGCAACGACGACTTGGCCCGCATCGCCGACGACCGCGCCGGCGGAACGTTTGTCGTTGACGCTCCGAATGAGCGAATGGCGTTACGGGCCGACCAGATCGCCAATGAATTCTCACTAACCGCCATCATCCGCGGTTCGGGACGGGAGTATCGCGATCTGACAGCGATCGCCGACACGGGGAGGTCGTTGCTGATACCGATCGACTTTCCCGATGCACCGAACGTCAGCTCCGAGGCGGCTGCCGATGACGTGACGTTGTTGCAGTTGATGCATTGGCACTTTGCGCCAGAAAACCCGGCGCTGCTGGCCGAGGCCGGCTTGACGTTTTGCTTGACCTCCGACGGATTGGATGACCCGAAAGCGTTCTTAAAAAACATCCGCATCGCGGTCGACCGAGGCTTAGCGGCCGACACAGCTCTGGCGGCCGTGACCACCGCGCCGGCTCGGTTGTTGGGCGTCGATCCGATCGCCGGTCAAGTCCGCGCCGCAGCGCTTGCGAATCTCGTCGTGACCGACGGTGACTTGTTCGACGAAGACACCAAAGTACTGGAAACCTGGGTCGCCGGAAAACGTTTCGAACATGACACCGCCTCCGAGCCGGAGCCCGACGCGTTGATCGGATCGTGGAAAACGAAACTTGCCGTCGCCGGCAAGAACATCCCGATTCGCTTGGAGCTGAAACGGGAAAAGAAAAAGTGGTCGGGTGAGTTCGTCGCCGATCGCGGCGTGAAAAAGAAGCCGAAACAGGCAGACCCGACGGACAGCGACACGGACGACAAGCAGGGCGAATCTGACGAACAAGACGAACAGGACGACGCATCGGCCAAGCTCAACGAAATCGCCCGCGCCGTGGACCGCTTGACCGCTTGGGCCGACCTGAGCGACGTTGACGACCGGATCCCCCAAGGACCGTCGCGGATCACGATCCTGAGCGTCGCCGAAGGGGAAGACTTGAACGTGTTTTCGACGCTGACGCTGCCCGGCGGAGTGACACAAACGCTCCATTGGCAACGCGTGGAATCAAAGCCGAAAGACAGCGCCGATTCAGATCCCGAAGCAGAATTAACTAGCGAGGAAGACGAAACCGAGCAGGTTGCTGATTCTGCCCTCGATGAAATCGCGATCAACTATCCGCTGGGCGGCCTCGGCGTAACCGAACCCGTACCGGTGGCCCCCGCCGCGCTGTTTCGCGGCGCGAGCGTATGGACTTGCGGCGACGCCGGTGTGCTTGAAAACACCGACGTGCTGGTCGTTTCTGGCAGGATCGAATCGATCGGTCGGTCACTGAAACCGCCTCCGGAGTGTGTCATCGTCGATGCTCGTGGCAAACACCTTTCACCGGGACTGATCGATTGCCACTCACACATGGCGACCGATGGCGGCGTCAACGAATCGGGCCAGGCGGTCACGGCGGAAGTCCGTGTCGGTGACTTTATCGACAACAGCGACATCAACATCTATCGCCAGTTGGCCGGAGGTCTGACGACGTCCAATATCCTGCACGGTTCGGCCAACCCGATCGGCGGGCAGAATCAGGTGATCAAACTGCGGTGGGGCGATGGCATGCAGGCGATGAAGTTTGCCGAAGCGCCCGCGGGTATCAAGTTTGCCTTGGGAGAGAACGTCAAACGCAGCAATCGCAGTGAGCCAGCGACGCGGTACCCGGCCAGCCGAATGGGTGTCGAGCAACTGTTTCGAGATCGTTTTTTGGCTGCGAAGGAATACGACGAACAACATCGGCGATTCCGCAATGGCACGCACAACGGGTTGCCGCCGCGGGTGGATTTCGAATTGCAGGCGATCGCGGAAATCCTGCGCGGTGAGCGTTGGATCCATTGCCACAGCTATCGGCAAGACGAGATCGTCGCGTTGTTGGACTTGCTGGACACGTTTGATGTCACGATCGGAACGCTGCAGCACATCTTGGAAGGCTACAAGGTGGCCGATCGGATGAAACAACACGGCGCGATGGCCTCTGCGTTTTCCGATTGGTGGGCGTACAAGTTCGAAGTCTACGACGCGATCCCCTACAACGGAGCGATCATGCACGACGTCGGGATTGTCGTTTCCTTCAACAGCGATGATCGCGAACTGGCGCGTCACCTGAACACCGAAGCCGCCAAGGCGGTCAAGTACGGCGGCGTGTCGCCCGAAGAGGCGTTGAAGTTCGTGACACTCAATCCGGCCAAGCAGCTTCGAATCGACGACCACGTCGGCTCGATCGAACCCGGCAAAGACGCCGACCTGGTGCTCTGGAGCGGTCCGCCGCTGTCGACGCTTTCGCGCTGTGAACAGACGTGGGTGGACGGACGGATGATGTTTTCCCTGGAGCAGGACCGCGAGCGTCGGCGGCGAGATGCGCGTTGGCGGTCGTTGCTGATCGCAAGGATTCTGGACAAAGATTTCGGCCGCTCCGGCGGCGATGACGACGATGTCGCCGAAGAAGATCGCTGGCTGCGGTACGACGAATTCTGCCATGGACACGATCACGATGACCAGCAAGACCAACACGCCGGACACAACCACGGAGCAGTGCAATGA
- a CDS encoding transaldolase family protein, which translates to MSNLDTATSLERIQPDSPHAERIAAFVHDGIDLDSSPREVQSNTFWQRINGVDTSLWVDSGDIDAIESIWNESFSGLTTNNTLLNKEVQNGTYDDLVPTARELADELCDQALVREIAFILNVRHALRLVERFRCDVSVELHTDLANDTEATLAFARRCHQICPQHFVVKIPLTPAGLIATRQLRDEGIRVNCTLGFSARQNYVATALARPSFVNVFLGRLNSYVADNRLGDGKLVGEKTTLASQGEVATFSRALPTTDTLQIAASLRDASQLPDLAGVDVITIPTKVANQAQQTLDQPWQSQLNESYDVKLAAEVDSETVGIEKLWEVSKAERFFVQQAILSPPQSAEELRLMTTDHDLEDLFPMMADADLQAIARDGKIPVHDRWKGRIVRGDLAIDSLMTLAGLASFADAQAKLDRRIREHLG; encoded by the coding sequence ATGTCAAATTTGGACACTGCAACATCACTGGAAAGGATCCAACCCGATTCTCCACACGCAGAACGCATCGCAGCATTCGTGCATGATGGCATCGATCTGGACTCGTCTCCGCGCGAGGTTCAAAGCAACACCTTTTGGCAGCGCATCAACGGTGTCGATACATCGCTTTGGGTCGACAGCGGCGACATCGATGCGATTGAATCGATTTGGAATGAATCATTCAGCGGACTGACAACCAACAACACACTCCTGAACAAGGAGGTTCAAAACGGAACGTATGATGACCTCGTTCCCACCGCGCGGGAGTTGGCCGATGAATTATGCGATCAAGCCTTGGTGCGAGAGATCGCGTTCATCTTGAATGTGCGGCATGCGTTGAGACTGGTCGAGCGATTTCGTTGCGACGTCAGCGTGGAACTTCATACGGATTTGGCCAACGATACCGAAGCGACGTTGGCCTTTGCGCGACGCTGTCACCAAATCTGTCCACAGCACTTCGTCGTCAAGATTCCGTTGACGCCGGCCGGATTGATCGCGACCCGGCAGCTTCGTGATGAAGGGATCCGTGTCAACTGCACTCTCGGATTCAGTGCGCGACAGAATTATGTGGCCACCGCGCTGGCGCGTCCGTCATTCGTGAACGTGTTTCTGGGGCGGCTCAACTCCTACGTCGCCGACAATCGACTCGGCGACGGCAAATTGGTCGGGGAAAAGACGACATTGGCCAGCCAGGGCGAGGTGGCGACCTTTTCCCGCGCTTTGCCGACCACAGATACACTTCAGATTGCCGCCAGTCTGCGCGACGCGTCGCAGTTGCCCGATTTGGCCGGCGTCGACGTGATCACGATTCCCACCAAAGTCGCAAACCAGGCCCAACAGACATTGGATCAACCCTGGCAATCTCAGCTGAACGAATCCTACGATGTCAAACTCGCCGCCGAAGTTGATTCGGAAACCGTAGGAATCGAGAAATTGTGGGAGGTTAGCAAAGCAGAGCGGTTCTTTGTGCAACAAGCGATCCTTTCACCGCCGCAGAGCGCCGAGGAGTTGCGGCTGATGACGACCGACCACGACTTGGAAGACCTGTTCCCGATGATGGCAGACGCGGATTTGCAAGCGATTGCCAGGGACGGAAAGATCCCCGTTCACGACCGCTGGAAAGGGCGGATCGTCCGCGGGGACTTGGCGATCGATAGCCTGATGACGCTGGCGGGATTAGCGTCGTTCGCGGACGCTCAAGCGAAACTTGACCGGCGGATTCGCGAGCATCTTGGTTGA
- a CDS encoding DedA family protein — MNDWIHDILDQFGVVGVGVMMLVENIFPPIPSEVVMPWAGYAVSQGDLSFFGVVLAGSVGSFIGALAWYLFAKWLGRDRLTTWVERHGWWMTISSSEIEQMDMWFARWGHWAVFLCRMIPGLRTLISIPAGFAAMPAGKFCVYTAIGTILWTALLAALGWWLADRYEQLVAPLSWVSTAVIAGMFFWWLFRFVKAGLIRNAANS; from the coding sequence ATGAATGATTGGATTCACGACATCCTTGATCAATTTGGCGTCGTCGGCGTCGGGGTGATGATGTTGGTCGAGAATATTTTTCCACCGATCCCATCGGAGGTGGTGATGCCTTGGGCCGGCTATGCCGTCAGCCAGGGCGATCTGTCCTTTTTCGGTGTCGTGTTGGCCGGCAGCGTTGGTTCGTTCATCGGCGCGCTCGCCTGGTACTTGTTCGCGAAATGGTTGGGGAGAGATCGTTTAACGACCTGGGTGGAGCGGCACGGTTGGTGGATGACGATTTCCAGTTCAGAGATCGAGCAGATGGATATGTGGTTCGCCCGTTGGGGACACTGGGCGGTGTTCTTGTGTCGCATGATCCCAGGCTTGCGAACATTGATCAGCATACCGGCGGGATTCGCCGCAATGCCGGCCGGAAAGTTCTGTGTGTACACCGCGATCGGAACAATTCTTTGGACTGCGCTGTTGGCCGCTCTCGGTTGGTGGTTGGCCGACCGCTATGAGCAATTGGTCGCGCCACTCAGCTGGGTCAGCACTGCCGTTATCGCGGGAATGTTTTTCTGGTGGCTGTTCCGATTCGTCAAAGCCGGACTGATCCGTAACGCTGCCAATTCCTAA
- a CDS encoding YqaE/Pmp3 family membrane protein: MDRNDRGNDQDSDNASNSSDRHHFFRGEGNRAPGDRNLFPTKNATAEGRLIRRPVGEPRHWHPTCVGVGYGLGMQPAVLNTEATAYAPHISWRTTMEYVRLLIAFILPPVAVFMQFGIGKHFWINLVLTLLGFVPGMLHAVYIMAARPPGLARLR; encoded by the coding sequence ATGGACCGAAACGATCGAGGCAACGACCAGGACAGCGACAACGCTAGCAATTCGAGCGACAGACATCATTTTTTCCGTGGTGAGGGCAATCGAGCACCGGGCGACCGCAATCTGTTCCCTACCAAAAACGCCACGGCGGAGGGAAGACTTATTCGCCGACCGGTGGGGGAACCGCGCCATTGGCATCCGACTTGCGTCGGTGTCGGGTACGGCCTCGGGATGCAACCGGCCGTGTTGAATACGGAGGCCACAGCATATGCCCCCCACATCTCGTGGAGAACAACGATGGAATACGTCAGATTGCTGATAGCGTTTATCCTTCCGCCTGTCGCTGTCTTCATGCAGTTCGGTATCGGAAAGCACTTCTGGATCAATCTCGTCTTAACACTGCTCGGTTTTGTGCCGGGCATGCTTCACGCGGTCTACATCATGGCGGCTCGTCCGCCTGGACTGGCAAGGTTGCGATGA
- a CDS encoding WD40 repeat domain-containing protein — protein MSRFAKRLILLTGLLVAFPFLYPLIRSFFRGDAVAVRPQADASNRVNRPGAPPTESHAAPDADSRLGVTEPDLPRPDLVAPAIEVSQTDGQSNWRLVLHAPRAQRETFQLLVGAGGRSSVHPEKPILASPRGRNVQFLDVETGSLIDTRLIDPTAEDTLFTSASYSPNGQLIAFGSPYGPMKLLRLSDDSLVPVPTDRSINADRIAFHPDGQRFVAVGERTPEGRNIPNAHWIDLRSKQSHRLVPDEVKVVDANISDDGESIAIAETEAISIYETSSLRQRVRVPLAEEPTFVTSSPDGNWILGLTDGNVRTWSEATAGFVFRMTASDCWWPNRTHFESTMFNRVSA, from the coding sequence ATGTCGCGATTTGCGAAACGGTTGATCTTGTTGACGGGGTTGCTCGTCGCCTTTCCTTTCTTGTATCCACTGATCCGTTCGTTCTTCCGTGGTGACGCGGTCGCCGTGCGACCGCAGGCCGATGCATCAAACCGCGTGAATCGCCCCGGAGCGCCCCCGACGGAGTCTCACGCTGCTCCAGACGCCGACTCTCGATTGGGGGTCACCGAGCCGGATTTACCGAGACCCGATCTTGTTGCTCCTGCGATCGAGGTGTCTCAGACGGACGGGCAATCGAATTGGCGACTGGTTTTGCACGCCCCAAGGGCACAGCGGGAAACATTTCAACTACTCGTCGGTGCCGGTGGGCGATCCTCCGTGCATCCCGAAAAGCCGATCCTCGCCAGCCCCCGTGGGCGCAACGTGCAGTTTTTGGATGTGGAAACCGGATCGCTGATCGACACACGGCTGATCGACCCGACAGCCGAAGACACGTTGTTCACCAGCGCGAGCTATTCCCCCAACGGTCAGCTGATCGCCTTTGGCTCACCCTACGGCCCGATGAAATTGTTGCGGCTTTCTGACGACTCCCTGGTGCCTGTCCCAACCGATCGCAGCATCAACGCGGATCGGATCGCGTTCCATCCCGACGGCCAGCGATTTGTGGCGGTCGGAGAGCGAACACCGGAAGGACGCAACATTCCCAACGCCCATTGGATCGATCTGCGCAGCAAACAATCGCATCGATTGGTGCCCGACGAAGTCAAGGTGGTGGATGCGAACATCAGTGATGACGGAGAATCGATCGCCATCGCGGAGACTGAAGCGATTTCGATTTACGAGACGTCGTCGCTGCGACAGCGAGTGCGAGTGCCGCTCGCCGAGGAACCGACCTTCGTGACCTCCAGCCCGGACGGAAACTGGATCCTCGGACTGACTGACGGGAACGTGCGAACCTGGTCCGAAGCAACCGCTGGGTTCGTTTTTCGGATGACGGCCAGCGATTGTTGGTGGCCGAACAGGACGCACTTCGAATCTACGATGTTCAATCGCGTGAGCGCGTGA
- a CDS encoding WD40 repeat domain-containing protein: MAEQDALRIYDVQSRERVIELAEVARQTGTVRISMIQAMDVDQQRGRIALAQSGRVVIWDPEDERALNTVNPRGSLDSEHPGVCFSEDGKRIAVCHLSRVAVYDIDSGRVVDELRSHWVHGRLGDDWLVSDRGGQLSRWSSAIEPVAAYERGRRNANLEPLMKVRGQLNSIALTKDGLMVIVDQGESPLVYRK, translated from the coding sequence GTGGCCGAACAGGACGCACTTCGAATCTACGATGTTCAATCGCGTGAGCGCGTGATCGAATTGGCCGAAGTCGCACGACAAACCGGCACCGTCCGGATCTCGATGATTCAAGCCATGGACGTTGACCAGCAACGTGGGCGGATCGCGTTGGCACAGTCCGGTCGCGTCGTAATTTGGGACCCTGAAGACGAACGGGCGTTGAACACGGTGAACCCCCGGGGTTCTCTCGATTCGGAACATCCCGGGGTGTGCTTTTCCGAAGACGGAAAACGCATCGCCGTCTGCCATTTATCTCGCGTTGCAGTCTACGACATCGATTCTGGACGCGTCGTCGACGAACTGAGATCACATTGGGTGCACGGCAGACTGGGTGATGATTGGTTGGTCAGCGATCGCGGCGGCCAATTGTCGCGGTGGTCGTCGGCAATCGAGCCGGTTGCGGCGTACGAACGGGGACGTCGCAACGCGAATTTAGAGCCGTTGATGAAGGTTCGCGGCCAGTTGAATAGCATCGCGTTGACGAAAGATGGACTGATGGTGATTGTCGACCAGGGCGAGAGCCCCCTGGTGTATCGCAAGTAG